The following are from one region of the Hymenobacter radiodurans genome:
- a CDS encoding MOSC domain-containing protein codes for MQEATVEARGLRYDRRWLIVNERNQFMTQRQTAEMALLQVAPAHNGFLVTHRTRPDLLPLFVPFDATPERSLFVTIWDDFVFAWRGEVAADQWLSEALGCTCRLVHMSDMAMRPVDPTLNSADAVVSFADAYPFLLIGQGSLDELNSRLADPVPMNQFRPNLVFSGGSAHAEDTWHEFQIGELRFKAVEACGRCVVTTIDQISGRKNPETLRTLASYRTLGGKVMFGQNVTGPGYGQLHIGDALTVVSYK; via the coding sequence GTGCAGGAAGCCACTGTTGAAGCCCGCGGCTTGCGCTACGACCGTCGCTGGCTGATCGTAAATGAGCGCAACCAGTTTATGACGCAGCGCCAGACCGCCGAAATGGCCTTACTGCAAGTAGCACCGGCGCATAATGGCTTTCTTGTTACTCATCGCACCCGCCCTGATTTATTGCCCTTATTTGTACCCTTTGACGCTACGCCTGAGCGCAGCTTATTCGTGACCATTTGGGATGACTTTGTATTTGCGTGGCGCGGAGAGGTTGCCGCCGATCAGTGGCTTTCGGAAGCGCTTGGGTGCACCTGTCGGTTGGTGCACATGTCGGATATGGCCATGCGCCCCGTCGATCCAACCTTAAATTCAGCCGACGCAGTGGTGAGTTTTGCTGATGCTTACCCATTCTTACTTATCGGGCAAGGTTCGCTGGACGAGTTGAATAGTCGTCTAGCTGATCCGGTACCGATGAATCAATTTCGGCCTAATCTTGTATTTAGCGGCGGCTCGGCCCATGCTGAAGACACATGGCATGAGTTCCAAATAGGCGAACTACGCTTCAAAGCCGTCGAAGCCTGCGGCCGTTGCGTAGTTACAACAATTGACCAGATAAGTGGGCGCAAAAACCCTGAAACATTGCGCACGCTGGCCTCTTACCGCACCCTGGGGGGCAAAGTTATGTTTGGTCAAAACGTAACAGGACCGGGCTATGGCCAACTGCATATTGGTGACGCCCTGACAGTAGTCAGCTACAAATAG
- a CDS encoding DUF2461 domain-containing protein: MNLAPVLSFLRELADNNNKPWMDAHRGEYQRARAEFTALVHTTLQGLQQFEPEVAGLTAAASQYRINKNDRFQQSDEPYKKHMGAGFARDGRHSPWAGYFLAVGPNGASWVGAGKWRPETPAVARIRQEIHYNAPAFHALRQEAEMMRYYPDGLEGDRLQRPPKGYDKNDPDLEWLKLKDFFVSRSFTDAQVLKPNFAQEVVASLKAAQPLVRFLNQALTEG, translated from the coding sequence ATGAATCTTGCACCCGTTCTGAGTTTTTTGCGCGAATTGGCCGATAACAATAACAAACCTTGGATGGACGCCCACCGGGGGGAGTACCAGCGAGCGCGGGCCGAGTTTACTGCCTTAGTTCACACGACGCTACAGGGCTTGCAGCAGTTTGAACCAGAGGTAGCAGGCCTTACTGCCGCCGCCAGTCAGTACCGCATCAACAAAAACGACCGGTTTCAGCAAAGCGACGAGCCCTACAAGAAACACATGGGCGCAGGCTTTGCCCGCGATGGGCGGCACTCGCCCTGGGCAGGCTATTTTTTGGCCGTTGGTCCTAATGGAGCCAGTTGGGTAGGAGCTGGTAAGTGGCGGCCTGAAACGCCAGCCGTAGCGCGTATCCGGCAGGAAATTCACTACAACGCGCCTGCATTTCATGCGCTGCGCCAAGAGGCAGAAATGATGCGCTATTACCCTGATGGCTTAGAAGGTGACCGGCTCCAGCGTCCGCCCAAAGGTTATGATAAGAACGACCCGGATCTGGAGTGGCTGAAGCTCAAAGATTTCTTTGTATCGCGCTCCTTTACGGATGCGCAGGTGCTTAAGCCCAACTTCGCGCAGGAAGTGGTAGCGTCACTGAAGGCTGCCCAGCCTCTAGTTCGCTTTCTGAATCAGGCGCTTACGGAGGGCTAG
- a CDS encoding T9SS type A sorting domain-containing protein produces the protein MKFLPAVMTALGAACLTLSLTQTAQAQFRTPTVDGVISGGEYDNQYRSPSGPAADQDPNLTWRITWNNSDLFIAISDARLAEGAVVYLDLDPQTIVNAPGSGTSQGLPQSYEGSTGTLPFQADAILFIRSDYREVRTFNRETNQWRDAVIYPGQYAQVGTDARDQPRVREFSIPWATINGAAGRPANFNWLGYIAFPGGGAYGQVPIANPKGIIGTSANFVRYFTVLNTAVGSASNAFGPNGLDSYSHSGPNENTFGAINVYDFTLNTAGGFITRAGDGSAWNIQGNLRVGNGTLNLGNSVAAVQVAGDLTFTDPAAFTSGNAPIILNGNGNQTISGDTYSSLTIQGTGVKTITSDLTITQSLIINNGTLATGPNTVILGSTGRLSESATGYLLGRVSALTPTPLASEGASSDFGGIGLRLTQRQPQGQGQSAFLNTVSAVRITGFPGTLQGGSDLKRTISRRYSINANLNNNPGNRSYEVAMDFAYRRSPIDELGGNDPSLLELYQSESASNFNGTYSKVNGVAYNRNTTNVVGATGSLRLDGAFFSLADGATPLPVELISFAGKAENNAVRLTWATASEKQNKGFDIEHRSDQSEWSKIGFVAGNGTTNQRNNYSYIDRAASAGNNYYRLRQVDLDGKSVYSQPVTVQVGAIAFSLSPVPTTDVLTLHGLSAGRHVAEIYNARGQRVLSQPLQDAAAATLSVRTLPVGVYMVRVLGPNRSTHTARFIKQ, from the coding sequence ATGAAATTTTTACCTGCTGTAATGACAGCCCTCGGGGCAGCTTGTCTTACGCTAAGCCTAACTCAAACCGCTCAGGCTCAATTCAGAACACCTACTGTTGATGGAGTTATCAGCGGGGGTGAATACGATAACCAATATCGTAGCCCAAGCGGCCCTGCTGCTGATCAGGATCCTAATCTGACTTGGCGAATAACGTGGAACAATTCGGATCTTTTTATTGCCATTTCGGATGCCCGACTTGCTGAAGGAGCAGTTGTATACCTAGACCTTGATCCGCAAACCATCGTAAATGCTCCCGGTAGTGGCACATCTCAGGGCCTGCCGCAGAGCTATGAGGGATCAACGGGTACACTTCCTTTTCAAGCAGATGCCATTCTGTTTATCAGAAGTGATTACCGCGAAGTTCGGACCTTTAACAGAGAAACAAATCAGTGGCGGGATGCGGTAATATATCCTGGGCAATATGCACAGGTGGGCACCGATGCCCGCGACCAACCACGGGTACGGGAATTTTCTATTCCCTGGGCTACTATAAATGGTGCAGCTGGCCGACCTGCCAACTTCAACTGGCTGGGTTATATAGCCTTTCCGGGAGGTGGTGCTTATGGTCAGGTACCCATAGCCAATCCAAAAGGTATTATCGGTACGAGCGCCAATTTCGTTCGCTACTTCACTGTACTGAATACCGCAGTTGGAAGTGCTTCGAATGCATTTGGACCAAATGGTTTAGACAGCTATTCACATTCTGGCCCAAATGAAAATACTTTCGGGGCCATCAACGTCTATGACTTCACTTTAAACACAGCCGGTGGGTTTATCACCCGGGCTGGTGATGGTTCTGCGTGGAATATTCAAGGAAATTTGCGTGTCGGAAACGGTACTCTCAACCTTGGTAATTCAGTTGCCGCTGTTCAGGTAGCGGGCGACTTGACTTTCACTGATCCTGCGGCGTTTACTTCTGGCAATGCGCCTATTATTCTTAACGGCAACGGCAACCAAACGATCAGTGGAGATACCTACAGCTCCCTAACTATTCAAGGAACTGGCGTCAAAACTATCACGAGTGATCTGACCATTACCCAATCGCTCATAATAAACAATGGCACCTTAGCAACTGGCCCTAATACGGTGATTCTAGGGTCGACAGGACGGCTAAGCGAATCGGCAACTGGTTATTTATTAGGAAGAGTTTCTGCCTTAACGCCTACTCCTTTAGCCAGTGAGGGTGCATCCTCTGATTTTGGTGGTATTGGCTTACGACTAACCCAGCGCCAGCCCCAGGGCCAGGGGCAGAGCGCCTTTCTAAATACTGTAAGCGCGGTACGTATAACAGGCTTCCCAGGTACTCTACAAGGAGGATCTGATCTTAAAAGAACGATAAGCCGCCGCTACAGTATCAATGCTAATCTTAACAACAACCCTGGTAACCGGTCCTACGAAGTAGCCATGGACTTTGCCTATCGTAGAAGCCCAATTGATGAGTTAGGTGGCAACGATCCATCTTTATTGGAGTTGTACCAATCTGAAAGTGCCTCTAACTTTAATGGTACCTACAGTAAAGTCAATGGTGTAGCATACAACCGCAATACGACTAATGTAGTGGGGGCCACTGGCTCGCTTCGGCTTGATGGCGCCTTTTTCTCGCTTGCCGATGGAGCAACGCCTTTACCAGTTGAGCTAATCAGCTTCGCGGGCAAAGCCGAAAACAATGCGGTGCGCCTGACCTGGGCCACAGCTTCCGAGAAGCAGAATAAAGGTTTTGATATAGAACACCGCTCGGATCAAAGCGAGTGGAGTAAAATTGGTTTCGTGGCGGGTAACGGCACGACCAACCAGCGTAACAACTATAGCTATATTGATCGCGCAGCCAGTGCCGGCAATAATTACTACCGCCTGCGTCAAGTTGATCTGGATGGCAAATCAGTATACTCGCAGCCTGTAACGGTGCAGGTAGGTGCAATTGCCTTTTCGCTCAGCCCAGTACCGACGACGGATGTGCTAACGCTACATGGCTTGTCGGCAGGCCGGCACGTAGCGGAGATTTATAATGCCCGTGGCCAGCGGGTGCTGAGCCAGCCGTTGCAGGATGCGGCCGCGGCCACGCTCTCCGTGCGGACGCTGCCCGTGGGCGTGTATATGGTGCGCGTGCTCGGCCCCAACCGCAGCACCCACACTGCCCGCTTCATCAAGCAATAA
- a CDS encoding PIG-L family deacetylase has translation MTVIFSRAALLLLFLPLLASAQTPKSYSAADIALGLRKLNVLGSALYVAAHPDDENTRLIAYLANGRLLETGYLSCTRGDGGQNLVGPEIREGLGVIRTQELLAARRTDGGRQFFTRANDFGFSKTPRKHLPFGTGNKC, from the coding sequence ATGACTGTCATTTTTTCGCGCGCTGCGCTGCTTCTGCTTTTCTTGCCGCTACTGGCTTCAGCACAAACTCCTAAATCATACTCAGCTGCCGACATTGCTTTGGGCTTGCGCAAATTGAACGTGCTAGGCTCGGCGCTCTACGTTGCTGCTCACCCCGACGATGAGAATACCCGGCTGATTGCTTACCTCGCCAATGGACGATTGCTCGAAACGGGTTACCTGAGTTGTACGCGCGGCGATGGGGGGCAAAATTTAGTAGGGCCGGAGATTCGGGAGGGGCTAGGTGTCATTCGGACGCAGGAGTTGCTGGCGGCCCGCCGCACCGATGGAGGCCGACAGTTTTTTACCCGTGCCAACGATTTTGGCTTCTCCAAAACCCCGAGGAAACATTTACCATTTGGGACCGGGAACAAGTGCTAG
- a CDS encoding sodium:solute symporter family transporter — protein MADWGLMISYTVAGGTRAVAVTQQGQVAVIFTGMVVAGYLLVHYLPPNVGFSEAMQVAGNQGKLNLIDFTFDLTDRYNFWTGMTGGLFLALSYFGTDQSQVQRYLAGRSITESRLGLLMNGLVKVPMQFGILLIGVLLFVFYQFNQPPLTFNRPVREQIARQAEFAPQLQALEQRHASLFEGKRAATEQVVAALQQDNAGQLAAAQTQLETAQKAIQELRAETKKFFKKAAPLVEAKDTDYVFLTFVLQYMPRGLVGLLIAVVLSAAMSSAAAGLNALASTTVIDLYKPARPRSDERHYVGVSRWATITWGVLGIAFALYAARLENLIQAVNILGSLFYGTILGIFVVAFFMKKIGGNAVFWAAVVTQAVTFLLFQTTTIAYLWYNIIGCALVMLLATIGQQVLPRGPQVGR, from the coding sequence TTGGCTGATTGGGGGCTCATGATCAGCTACACCGTAGCGGGCGGCACTCGTGCGGTGGCTGTTACGCAGCAAGGTCAGGTAGCCGTTATTTTCACGGGTATGGTGGTAGCGGGCTATCTGCTTGTGCATTATTTGCCCCCCAATGTGGGTTTTAGTGAAGCCATGCAGGTAGCGGGAAACCAAGGTAAGCTCAACCTCATCGATTTCACGTTTGACCTCACCGACCGCTATAATTTCTGGACGGGCATGACTGGGGGGCTTTTTCTGGCTTTGTCGTACTTCGGCACTGATCAGAGCCAAGTGCAGCGCTACTTGGCCGGCCGCAGCATAACTGAAAGCCGCTTAGGATTGCTGATGAATGGCCTGGTGAAAGTGCCGATGCAGTTCGGGATTCTGCTGATTGGTGTGCTGTTGTTCGTGTTTTATCAGTTCAATCAGCCGCCTCTCACCTTTAACCGACCCGTTCGCGAGCAAATAGCTAGGCAAGCTGAATTTGCCCCTCAACTCCAGGCGTTGGAGCAGCGCCACGCGTCGCTTTTCGAAGGAAAGCGCGCCGCCACTGAGCAAGTAGTGGCGGCACTGCAACAGGATAATGCAGGCCAATTGGCTGCGGCCCAAACCCAGTTAGAAACCGCTCAAAAAGCCATTCAGGAGTTGCGCGCCGAGACAAAGAAATTTTTCAAGAAGGCCGCTCCTTTAGTAGAAGCCAAAGACACCGATTACGTTTTTCTCACCTTCGTGCTTCAGTATATGCCTCGCGGCTTAGTAGGCTTGCTGATTGCGGTGGTGCTGAGTGCGGCCATGAGCAGTGCCGCCGCTGGCCTCAATGCTCTGGCCTCCACCACCGTCATCGACTTGTATAAGCCTGCCCGCCCTCGCTCCGATGAGCGGCACTACGTAGGCGTTTCGCGTTGGGCCACTATTACGTGGGGTGTGCTGGGCATTGCCTTCGCTCTGTATGCCGCCCGCTTGGAAAACTTGATTCAGGCGGTTAACATCTTGGGCTCCCTGTTTTACGGCACTATTCTGGGTATTTTCGTGGTGGCCTTTTTCATGAAGAAAATTGGGGGAAACGCCGTTTTCTGGGCCGCTGTAGTTACACAAGCAGTAACATTCTTGCTCTTTCAGACCACAACCATTGCCTATCTGTGGTACAATATCATTGGGTGCGCC
- a CDS encoding T9SS type A sorting domain-containing protein, with protein sequence MKSLHIALTALGAVFLSLGAPQGAHAQFRTPTVDGISSLAEYGNEYRSPNNSDPDLLWRVTWDDTNLYVAIEDANLQEGAAVYIDIDPQLVVNAPGGNQQKGFNNYLNTNGNLPIQADVVIYAEKFYREYRLYNKETNNWEGKQEWALTGTENIGQYADNATGEETEEDPTDDDKWSKNNPDRNFPGTVKEFSLPWSRIGVLTDPSNPSSPRKRPENFNWFGQVHYAYDPIGPGVPNPNAGGIYGQVPVENERGDRANGALYRDFNWSYYFTVLNTSAGSDNSAFGPRLGPNNSFLSSYSHTGGSIANFGSIRAYDFTLNTSGVTITRTDAVVTPPNTVEWNILGNLVVGAGSTLNFNPSTAPLNLSGDLIIDPSGSFTFQNATAGRFRAGGDIIFTNPTSFQTNAEVILTGTTNQTITGGTYRALVVEGSGVKTLTSNTTITSSLAVNAGTLATVANTVTLGNGATFSENGGYLLGRISASTPTSGSPLAAQGGTYAFGGIGLSLTIRGNDPLLSANVLRITGGRGLLAAGTPSNALQTISRRFLVNAIPASGNTNTNRPLDVALAFNYRIENPNELNGNNEASLSLYSTNSTDPTVGPYTLVNTIGNNPPPSRNLTTHTLTFQGPLRLDNTYFSLADGTAPLPVELISFTGKAENNVVRLTWATASERQNKGFEIERRTDQSEWQTLGFVAGNGTTNQRNNYTYVDRLAVAGVNNYYRLRQIDLDGKSVYTQPVTVQLRGAGPVAFSVSPVPTTDVLTLNGLGAGKHVAEIYNARGQRVLSQEFKDSAPATLSVRTLPVGVYMVRVLGPNRSTHTARFIKQ encoded by the coding sequence ATGAAATCTTTACATATTGCACTAACGGCTTTGGGGGCCGTTTTTCTCTCGCTCGGCGCGCCGCAGGGAGCCCATGCGCAGTTCCGCACCCCTACTGTTGACGGGATTTCAAGTCTTGCCGAATATGGCAATGAGTACAGAAGTCCAAATAATAGTGATCCTGATCTGCTCTGGCGAGTCACTTGGGATGACACTAACTTATACGTAGCCATTGAAGACGCTAATCTTCAGGAGGGTGCTGCTGTGTATATTGACATCGACCCCCAACTAGTAGTGAACGCACCAGGCGGGAATCAGCAAAAAGGATTCAATAACTACCTGAATACCAACGGCAACTTACCTATACAGGCCGACGTCGTTATCTATGCGGAGAAATTTTACCGCGAATACCGTTTATATAATAAAGAGACTAATAACTGGGAGGGCAAGCAAGAGTGGGCACTAACAGGAACCGAAAATATCGGCCAGTATGCTGATAATGCCACCGGTGAAGAAACCGAGGAGGATCCTACGGATGATGATAAATGGAGTAAGAACAATCCTGACAGAAATTTTCCTGGTACAGTAAAAGAATTTTCTCTTCCTTGGTCAAGAATCGGTGTCCTTACTGATCCTTCTAACCCCAGCAGCCCACGTAAGCGCCCGGAGAACTTCAATTGGTTCGGCCAAGTGCATTATGCCTACGACCCCATTGGCCCAGGCGTACCAAACCCCAATGCAGGCGGTATCTATGGCCAAGTGCCAGTAGAAAACGAAAGAGGTGACCGCGCTAATGGTGCTCTGTATCGTGACTTTAACTGGTCGTATTACTTCACTGTTCTCAATACATCGGCTGGTTCGGACAACAGTGCTTTTGGTCCCCGCCTAGGTCCAAATAACAGTTTTCTGTCCAGCTATTCGCACACTGGTGGTAGTATAGCCAACTTCGGCAGCATTCGAGCTTATGATTTCACGCTCAATACATCAGGAGTCACTATTACCCGCACGGACGCCGTTGTTACCCCTCCTAATACCGTAGAGTGGAATATCTTGGGCAATTTGGTGGTAGGTGCTGGTAGCACTCTGAATTTTAATCCTTCAACTGCTCCCCTCAATCTATCCGGCGATCTGATAATTGATCCATCAGGGTCATTTACTTTTCAGAACGCTACTGCTGGCCGTTTCCGGGCGGGTGGCGATATAATCTTTACAAACCCCACTTCGTTCCAGACTAACGCAGAAGTAATCTTGACGGGTACCACTAATCAAACTATCACAGGCGGTACTTACCGGGCGCTGGTTGTTGAGGGCTCTGGTGTTAAGACTTTAACTAGTAACACTACCATCACATCCTCTTTAGCTGTTAATGCCGGGACGCTTGCTACGGTTGCTAATACTGTAACCCTAGGTAATGGAGCTACTTTCTCGGAAAATGGCGGCTATTTGTTAGGTAGAATATCTGCCTCAACGCCTACGTCCGGATCTCCCTTAGCAGCCCAGGGAGGTACATATGCTTTCGGAGGTATCGGTTTGTCACTTACAATACGCGGTAATGACCCTCTACTTAGTGCAAATGTCCTGCGTATAACTGGTGGTCGAGGACTTCTTGCGGCAGGCACGCCGAGCAACGCTCTTCAGACTATTTCTCGGCGCTTCTTAGTTAATGCAATTCCTGCGTCGGGCAATACCAATACGAACAGACCTCTAGATGTTGCGCTAGCGTTCAACTATCGTATTGAAAACCCAAATGAATTAAATGGCAATAATGAGGCATCATTATCCCTTTATTCAACTAACTCAACTGATCCAACTGTAGGGCCTTATACTTTAGTTAACACCATTGGCAACAACCCTCCTCCTTCACGCAACTTAACAACCCACACGCTGACCTTTCAAGGCCCGTTGCGGTTAGATAATACTTATTTCTCCTTAGCTGATGGCACTGCTCCCCTACCAGTCGAGCTAATCAGCTTTACAGGCAAAGCCGAAAACAACGTTGTCCGTCTAACTTGGGCTACGGCTTCGGAGAGGCAGAACAAAGGTTTCGAAATCGAGCGTCGCACTGACCAGAGTGAGTGGCAGACCTTAGGATTTGTGGCCGGCAATGGCACGACCAACCAGCGAAACAACTATACTTATGTCGACCGCTTAGCGGTAGCTGGCGTGAATAACTATTACCGCTTGCGCCAGATTGACTTAGACGGTAAGTCGGTTTATACGCAGCCCGTAACGGTGCAGCTTCGCGGTGCAGGTCCAGTAGCTTTCTCCGTAAGCCCCGTGCCTACTACCGATGTTTTAACCCTCAATGGGTTGGGAGCCGGTAAACATGTGGCGGAGATCTACAATGCCCGCGGCCAGCGGGTGTTGAGTCAAGAATTTAAGGATTCGGCTCCTGCTACGCTCTCCGTGCGGACGCTGCCCGTGGGTGTGTATATGGTGCGCGTGCTCGGCCCCAACCGCAGCACCCACACTGCCCGCTTCATCAAGCAATAA
- a CDS encoding sodium:solute symporter family transporter: MAGTRGTLLFIVGYGTWRTRTAGRTLDGYLLGGRQANWWGIGLSIIATQASAITFLSTPGQAYDDGMRFIQFYFGLPVAMVLIAAVAVPIYHRLRVFTAYEYLETRFDRRTRTLAAGLFLVQRGLSNGLSLYAPALVLSAILGWNINLTVWLIGGS; this comes from the coding sequence TTGGCTGGTACTCGGGGCACGCTGCTGTTTATTGTAGGCTATGGTACGTGGCGCACGCGTACTGCCGGCCGCACCCTCGACGGCTACTTATTAGGTGGGCGCCAGGCCAACTGGTGGGGGATAGGGCTCAGCATTATTGCTACCCAAGCCAGCGCCATCACCTTTCTCAGTACGCCGGGGCAGGCGTACGATGACGGGATGCGCTTCATTCAGTTCTACTTTGGGTTGCCGGTGGCCATGGTGCTCATTGCGGCCGTGGCCGTGCCTATTTATCACCGCCTGCGGGTTTTTACGGCCTACGAATACCTCGAAACGCGCTTCGACCGGCGCACCCGGACGCTGGCGGCTGGCTTGTTTCTGGTGCAGCGCGGCCTGAGCAACGGTTTGTCGCTGTACGCGCCGGCGCTTGTGCTATCGGCTATTCTGGGCTGGAATATCAACCTCACCGTTTGGCTGATTGGGGGCTCATGA
- a CDS encoding LmbE family protein — protein MVWVIRQRRPDVLITRFSPQPSGTHGHHTASAQLALDAFDAAGDPKRFPEQLQYVQAWQPKRLFWNTSSFFLQQGQKFDATGKIVVDAGSYNALLGKSYGEIAATSRSQHKSQGFGSAATRGEAIEYLEPLKGEKAQKDFLEGVDLSWNRIKGGAPVGKLVSQTIKEFDPANPAASVASLLKVREALLKAPDDGFWKKEKQEQVEQLIKACLGVYLEATAAEATTAPGQPVAVTVEAINRSAVPVTWVGTGLIAYQRDTTLNKPLTMNELNRVRLRFQVSSRVEASQPYWLRLPGTVGMYAVPEKLLVAESGSSALLGPVTGQRLVPVGGQKEPAALLINRQNLIGTPENPASAYVGCLLNVAGTPIFYSVPVQYKRTDPVEGELYRPLKVVPPVAVNIGGKAYVFAENQSKLVPVTVKAGRAGVRGTVALNLPPGWVSEPASLPFTLQNKEQEQTLEFRVRPTGTTESAGQLRAVATVDGQAYARGYQPIVYTHIPTQTLFPEAAAPLIKLDLKRKGNEIGYLMGAGDEVPDALRQIGYQVTMLKETDLTAENLRRFDAVLLGVRAYNTVDRLRFLQTVLLEYVQNGGNLIVQYTVNRGTVLPEIGPYPFKLSSDRVTVENAEVRFLKPQHPLLNTPNKITSRDFQGWVQEQGLYYPSQWDAKYQPVISSNDPGESPKDGAILVADYGKGHYIYTGLSFFRELPAGVPGAYRLLTNMISLGK, from the coding sequence ATGGTCTGGGTTATTCGGCAGCGCCGCCCGGATGTACTAATTACACGCTTTTCGCCCCAGCCCAGCGGCACGCATGGTCACCATACCGCCAGCGCCCAACTCGCTCTTGATGCCTTCGATGCGGCTGGCGACCCCAAGCGCTTTCCGGAGCAGTTGCAGTATGTGCAGGCCTGGCAACCGAAACGGCTATTCTGGAATACGTCTTCCTTCTTTCTGCAACAGGGCCAAAAATTCGATGCTACCGGTAAGATTGTCGTGGATGCGGGCAGCTACAATGCGCTGCTAGGCAAAAGCTATGGCGAAATTGCGGCTACCAGCCGCTCTCAGCACAAAAGCCAGGGCTTTGGCTCGGCCGCCACGCGCGGAGAGGCTATTGAATACCTGGAACCGTTGAAAGGGGAGAAGGCCCAGAAAGATTTTCTGGAAGGCGTTGATCTGAGTTGGAACCGCATAAAAGGTGGTGCGCCAGTGGGCAAGCTGGTAAGCCAGACTATAAAGGAATTTGATCCTGCTAATCCGGCCGCCAGCGTAGCCAGCTTGTTGAAAGTGCGTGAAGCGTTACTAAAGGCGCCAGATGATGGATTTTGGAAAAAGGAAAAGCAGGAGCAGGTAGAGCAACTGATAAAAGCTTGTCTGGGAGTGTACCTGGAGGCTACGGCTGCTGAGGCTACCACCGCGCCAGGCCAGCCCGTTGCTGTGACGGTAGAAGCTATAAATCGCTCTGCTGTACCCGTTACATGGGTTGGAACTGGGTTGATAGCGTATCAGCGCGATACTACGTTGAATAAGCCTCTGACGATGAACGAACTAAACCGGGTGCGGCTGCGCTTCCAGGTTAGCTCGCGGGTAGAGGCATCGCAGCCCTATTGGTTGCGCTTGCCGGGTACGGTGGGAATGTATGCGGTGCCGGAAAAGCTGCTGGTAGCCGAAAGCGGTTCCTCCGCCTTGCTCGGGCCCGTAACTGGTCAGCGCTTAGTCCCGGTTGGGGGGCAAAAAGAACCTGCTGCCCTGCTGATCAATCGGCAAAACCTTATTGGTACACCCGAAAATCCGGCCAGTGCCTATGTTGGTTGCTTGCTGAACGTTGCCGGCACGCCCATTTTCTATAGCGTGCCTGTGCAGTACAAGCGCACCGATCCGGTGGAAGGCGAGCTGTATCGGCCGCTGAAGGTAGTGCCGCCCGTGGCAGTAAACATTGGCGGCAAAGCGTATGTCTTTGCTGAAAATCAGTCGAAGCTGGTGCCTGTTACGGTGAAAGCCGGGCGGGCAGGAGTGCGCGGCACTGTCGCTCTGAATTTGCCCCCCGGTTGGGTGTCTGAGCCTGCTTCATTACCGTTTACCCTGCAAAACAAGGAGCAAGAGCAAACACTGGAGTTTCGGGTGCGGCCGACTGGCACTACCGAAAGTGCGGGCCAGCTTCGGGCCGTAGCTACTGTGGATGGGCAGGCCTACGCTCGCGGTTATCAGCCGATTGTGTATACGCATATTCCTACCCAAACCCTTTTCCCGGAGGCTGCGGCGCCACTTATTAAGCTCGACCTGAAGCGTAAAGGCAACGAGATTGGCTACCTAATGGGCGCCGGCGACGAGGTGCCAGATGCGTTGCGTCAGATTGGGTATCAGGTTACGATGCTTAAAGAAACGGACCTGACGGCCGAAAATCTGCGCCGCTTTGATGCCGTACTGTTGGGCGTGCGTGCCTATAATACGGTGGATCGACTGCGGTTTTTGCAAACTGTGCTCTTGGAATACGTGCAGAACGGCGGCAACCTCATTGTGCAATACACCGTGAATCGGGGTACCGTATTACCCGAAATTGGGCCGTATCCATTCAAGTTGTCCAGCGACCGCGTAACAGTTGAAAATGCGGAAGTACGCTTCCTGAAGCCTCAGCATCCGCTACTCAACACGCCAAACAAGATTACCAGCCGCGACTTTCAAGGTTGGGTGCAGGAGCAGGGCTTGTATTACCCGAGCCAGTGGGACGCGAAGTATCAACCTGTTATCAGCAGCAACGACCCCGGCGAGTCGCCCAAGGACGGTGCTATTCTGGTTGCTGACTATGGCAAAGGCCACTATATCTATACGGGATTGTCGTTTTTCAGAGAATTGCCAGCCGGCGTACCCGGTGCTTACCGCTTGCTCACGAATATGATTTCGTTGGGTAAGTAA